Proteins from one uncultured Anaeromusa sp. genomic window:
- a CDS encoding ribosomal L7Ae/L30e/S12e/Gadd45 family protein, with product MKPDAFKVNRKVVGIKQVSKAVERDEAVTVYVAADAEPRLVQGLLALVEKHNVSLDESATMQELGRACGIEVGASAVALLRDM from the coding sequence ATGAAACCGGATGCTTTCAAGGTAAACCGCAAGGTTGTCGGGATTAAACAGGTAAGCAAAGCGGTAGAGCGAGATGAGGCGGTCACGGTATATGTGGCGGCTGATGCGGAGCCGCGGCTAGTACAAGGGCTGTTGGCTCTTGTGGAAAAGCACAATGTATCCCTGGACGAATCGGCAACGATGCAAGAGCTGGGTCGAGCGTGTGGAATTGAAGTCGGCGCTTCGGCTGTGGCGCTTCTCCGCGATATGTGA
- the rpsL gene encoding 30S ribosomal protein S12 → MPTINQLVRKSREQIVKKSTAPAMKECPQKRGVCTRVYTTTPKKPNSALRKVARVRLTNSIEVTAYIPGIGHNLQEHSVVLIRGGRVKDLPGVRYHIVRGALDSAGVANRNQSRSKYGAKRPKAAKK, encoded by the coding sequence ATGCCGACAATTAACCAATTGGTTCGTAAAAGCAGAGAACAAATCGTGAAGAAATCGACTGCTCCCGCCATGAAGGAATGCCCGCAAAAGCGTGGCGTTTGCACGAGAGTATATACGACAACTCCGAAAAAACCGAACTCTGCTCTTCGGAAAGTAGCAAGGGTGCGTCTGACCAACTCGATCGAAGTGACAGCGTACATTCCTGGCATTGGTCATAATCTGCAGGAGCATTCCGTGGTCCTGATTCGTGGTGGCCGTGTTAAGGACTTGCCGGGTGTGCGTTACCATATTGTACGCGGAGCTCTTGATTCCGCCGGTGTGGCCAATCGCAACCAGAGCCGTTCTAAATACGGTGCAAAACGTCCGAAGGCTGCGAAAAAATAA
- the rpoC gene encoding DNA-directed RNA polymerase subunit beta': MLDVNNFDSMRIGLASPEQIRKWSYGEVKKPETINYRTLKPERDGLFCEKIFGPTRDWECHCGKYKRIRYKGIVCDRCGVEVTRSKVRRERMGHIELAAPVSHIWYFKGIPSRMGLILDISPRSLEKVLYFASYLVLDAGETSLMKQQLLSENEYREARDKYGAAFKVGMGAEAVKQLLDELDLESMSTELRRELKEVSGQRRVRAIRRLEVVEAFRKSGNRPSWMIMDVVPVIPPELRPMVQLDGGRFATSDLNDLYRRVINRNNRLKRLLDLGAPDIIVRNEKRMLQEAVDALIDNGRRGRPVTGPGNRPLKSLSDMLKGKQGRFRQNLLGKRVDYSGRSVIVVGPELKLHQCGLPKEMALELFKPFVMKKLVNAGHAHNIKSAKRMVERVKPEVWDVLEEVIKEHPVLLNRAPTLHRLGIQAFEPVLTEGRAIKLHPLVCTAYNADFDGDQMAVHVPLSAEAQAEARLLMLSAHNILSTKDGKPVAVPTQDMVLGAYYLTIVKENQKGEGKVLTDINEALLAYQHEELSLQAEVKVRMQVPAFVREKLGMEVTEKELLVVTTLGRLLFNEELPEEIRHYYLEDGFIHLGKLMDKKELGKLVAESYRMFGNSRTASILDSVKRLGYHYACLAGVTVAISDIIIPPKKKEILAEAETQVDKIDLLFRRGLITDDERYQKVIKLWTKATDDITKAMMENLDRFNNPVYMMANSGARGNIQQIRQLAGMRGLMADPSGRIIDLPIKANFREGLTVLEYFISTHGARKGLADTALRTADSGYLTRRLVDVAQDVIVREDDCDVVGINLVRERARLAKQGRLNLIELKEKLSGRVTAQDVLDYKTGEAVVEAETLLEDEQLQLIYESDILDVTVWSINEGEEDEYVTTTVGETDVNIRSAIRTSMIRDMAGRPAEEAVRTTEGEELLPKGEILTEAMVDTILDSDVREVKVRCNDIRGIEVSAITEGNSVIEPLKDRIVGRIVAEEIADPETGRVIVPLNTMIDEALADEVVKVRKTVKIRSVLTCRSRYGVCIHCYGRNLATGHIVDVGEAVGIIAAQSIGEPGTQLTMRTFHTGGVAGDDITQGLPRVEELFEARKPKRQAILSEVTGAADVKDVKGARKVTIITPEGEEHIYPIPYGARIIVQTGQAVEPGTHLTEGSANPHDILRICGVGATQRYLVYEVQKVYKSQGVEINDKHIEVMVRQMMHKVKIEESGDTEVLPGEYVDVNTLEEDNALVVETGGEPAVGRPILLGITKASLATDSFLSAASFQETTRVLTEAAIKGKIDPLLGLKENVIIGKLIPAGTGMSRYRNIRVIDRERPVMAPADEMADDAVANLLDNGEE; the protein is encoded by the coding sequence TTGTTGGACGTGAATAATTTTGACTCCATGCGTATTGGATTGGCTTCGCCGGAGCAAATCCGCAAGTGGTCCTATGGGGAAGTGAAGAAACCGGAGACAATCAACTACCGGACCTTAAAACCGGAACGGGACGGTCTCTTTTGTGAAAAAATCTTCGGACCTACGCGCGATTGGGAATGCCACTGCGGAAAATACAAGCGCATTCGTTACAAAGGAATTGTCTGCGATCGCTGCGGCGTCGAAGTGACCCGCTCTAAAGTGCGCCGCGAACGGATGGGACATATCGAACTGGCAGCGCCGGTTTCGCATATTTGGTATTTTAAAGGCATCCCTAGCCGTATGGGTTTGATTTTGGACATTTCTCCCCGCTCTTTGGAAAAAGTATTGTACTTTGCTTCCTACCTGGTGTTGGATGCGGGTGAAACATCGCTGATGAAGCAGCAGCTGCTCAGCGAAAATGAGTACCGCGAAGCCAGGGACAAATATGGGGCAGCTTTCAAAGTGGGTATGGGCGCGGAAGCGGTCAAACAATTACTGGATGAGCTGGACCTGGAATCCATGAGCACAGAACTGCGCCGGGAGCTGAAAGAAGTCAGCGGCCAGCGGCGAGTGCGCGCCATTCGCCGTTTGGAAGTGGTAGAGGCATTCCGTAAATCCGGTAATCGTCCTTCGTGGATGATTATGGACGTGGTGCCGGTAATTCCGCCGGAACTGCGCCCGATGGTGCAGCTTGACGGCGGACGTTTTGCCACATCGGATTTGAACGATCTGTATCGTCGCGTTATTAACCGTAATAATCGATTGAAGCGTCTGCTGGATTTGGGCGCTCCCGATATTATTGTACGCAATGAGAAACGTATGCTGCAGGAAGCCGTAGACGCCTTGATTGACAATGGGCGTCGCGGCCGTCCAGTTACCGGTCCGGGAAATCGGCCGCTTAAGTCGTTGAGCGATATGCTCAAAGGCAAGCAGGGCCGCTTCCGTCAGAACCTTCTGGGTAAACGCGTTGACTATTCGGGCCGTTCCGTTATTGTTGTCGGTCCAGAACTGAAATTGCATCAGTGCGGTTTGCCTAAAGAAATGGCCCTGGAGCTGTTTAAGCCTTTTGTGATGAAAAAGCTGGTCAATGCTGGCCATGCTCACAATATTAAAAGCGCCAAACGCATGGTGGAACGGGTGAAACCGGAAGTATGGGATGTATTGGAAGAAGTTATTAAGGAACATCCTGTTCTTTTGAACCGCGCCCCGACGCTGCATAGATTGGGCATCCAGGCCTTTGAACCTGTCTTGACTGAAGGCCGCGCTATTAAGCTGCATCCCTTGGTATGTACTGCTTATAATGCTGACTTTGACGGTGACCAAATGGCTGTCCACGTGCCGTTGTCCGCGGAAGCGCAAGCAGAAGCTCGTCTTCTGATGCTGTCGGCTCATAATATTCTTTCGACGAAAGATGGCAAGCCGGTAGCCGTACCGACGCAGGATATGGTTTTGGGCGCCTATTACTTGACCATTGTCAAGGAAAACCAAAAAGGCGAAGGCAAAGTGCTGACTGATATTAACGAAGCCCTGTTGGCCTATCAGCATGAGGAACTTTCCTTGCAAGCGGAAGTTAAAGTGCGTATGCAGGTCCCGGCGTTTGTTCGGGAAAAGCTAGGCATGGAAGTGACCGAGAAAGAACTCCTGGTTGTTACGACTCTTGGTCGGTTGCTCTTTAATGAAGAGCTGCCCGAAGAGATCCGTCACTACTATCTGGAAGACGGCTTTATTCACCTGGGCAAGCTCATGGACAAAAAGGAACTAGGCAAGCTGGTGGCTGAGTCCTATCGCATGTTCGGCAATTCGCGCACCGCTTCCATTTTGGACAGCGTCAAGCGTCTTGGCTATCATTATGCCTGCCTGGCTGGCGTAACTGTTGCCATTTCGGATATTATAATCCCGCCGAAGAAAAAGGAAATCTTGGCCGAAGCGGAAACGCAGGTCGACAAGATTGACTTGCTGTTCCGCCGCGGCCTGATTACTGATGACGAGCGATATCAAAAAGTGATTAAACTGTGGACGAAAGCGACCGATGATATTACTAAAGCCATGATGGAAAACTTGGACCGCTTTAATAATCCGGTTTATATGATGGCTAACTCTGGTGCGCGCGGTAACATCCAGCAGATTCGTCAGCTGGCTGGCATGCGTGGTCTGATGGCGGATCCTTCCGGTCGGATCATCGACTTGCCGATCAAAGCTAACTTCCGTGAAGGCCTTACCGTGTTGGAGTACTTTATTTCTACCCATGGCGCTCGTAAAGGCTTGGCCGATACGGCGCTTCGTACGGCGGACTCCGGCTATTTGACCCGCCGGCTGGTCGATGTGGCGCAGGATGTCATCGTCCGCGAAGACGACTGCGACGTAGTCGGCATTAACTTGGTGCGTGAACGGGCGCGTCTGGCTAAGCAAGGACGTCTGAATCTCATTGAATTAAAAGAAAAGCTTAGCGGCCGTGTAACGGCGCAGGATGTGCTGGATTATAAAACAGGCGAAGCGGTTGTGGAAGCGGAAACGCTGCTGGAAGACGAGCAACTGCAGCTAATTTATGAAAGCGATATTCTGGATGTTACCGTCTGGAGCATCAATGAAGGTGAAGAAGACGAGTATGTAACCACTACCGTAGGCGAGACCGATGTCAACATCCGAAGCGCCATTCGGACTTCGATGATTCGCGATATGGCGGGACGGCCTGCGGAAGAAGCGGTACGTACGACCGAAGGTGAAGAACTGCTGCCTAAAGGAGAAATCCTTACGGAAGCGATGGTGGATACGATTTTGGACAGCGATGTCCGCGAGGTTAAAGTCCGCTGCAACGACATCAGAGGTATTGAAGTATCGGCGATTACCGAAGGCAACAGTGTTATTGAACCGTTGAAAGACCGTATTGTCGGCCGTATTGTGGCTGAAGAGATTGCGGATCCGGAAACCGGTCGCGTCATTGTGCCTTTGAATACGATGATTGATGAGGCTTTGGCGGATGAAGTAGTCAAGGTGCGTAAAACCGTTAAGATTCGCTCGGTATTGACTTGCCGCTCTCGTTATGGCGTATGTATTCACTGCTATGGCCGTAACCTGGCGACTGGGCATATTGTCGATGTCGGCGAAGCAGTAGGCATTATTGCTGCGCAGTCCATCGGCGAACCTGGCACGCAGCTGACCATGCGTACCTTCCATACGGGCGGCGTAGCTGGCGATGATATTACCCAGGGTCTGCCGCGTGTTGAGGAATTGTTTGAAGCGCGTAAACCGAAACGTCAGGCGATTTTGAGTGAAGTGACCGGCGCAGCGGATGTCAAAGACGTCAAGGGCGCTCGCAAGGTTACTATCATTACGCCCGAAGGGGAAGAGCACATCTATCCCATTCCTTATGGTGCGCGTATTATCGTGCAAACCGGACAAGCAGTGGAGCCGGGGACTCATCTGACCGAAGGCTCCGCCAATCCGCATGATATTTTGCGTATTTGCGGCGTCGGCGCTACCCAGCGCTACTTGGTGTATGAAGTGCAGAAAGTTTACAAATCCCAGGGCGTTGAAATTAACGACAAGCATATTGAAGTTATGGTGCGCCAAATGATGCACAAGGTCAAAATCGAAGAGTCCGGCGATACGGAAGTACTGCCGGGTGAATATGTGGATGTTAACACCTTGGAAGAGGATAATGCGTTGGTTGTGGAAACCGGCGGCGAACCGGCCGTGGGTCGTCCCATTTTGCTGGGCATTACTAAAGCTTCCTTGGCTACGGATTCGTTCTTGTCGGCTGCGTCCTTCCAGGAAACGACTCGCGTGTTGACGGAAGCTGCCATCAAGGGTAAAATTGATCCCTTGCTGGGTCTTAAGGAAAACGTGATTATCGGTAAATTAATCCCTGCCGGTACCGGCATGAGCCGCTACCGCAATATTCGCGTCATTGATCGCGAGCGTCCTGTTATGGCGCCAGCGGACGAAATGGCGGATGATGCAGTGGCTAATTTGCTGGACAATGGCGAAGAGTAA